The Palaemon carinicauda isolate YSFRI2023 chromosome 37, ASM3689809v2, whole genome shotgun sequence genome contains a region encoding:
- the LOC137629792 gene encoding uncharacterized protein has translation MSNSLRTVANCGLFLAILDLIHALSTFGFYCYELIIHYRCHWNHGIRWCQYYLNDTNHSLRVNIGIGEGVVCIFFASVLIAAFCRYNPWVAWLWLIKALAVIGINAYFIGVWMVQRSRYYHSLWNPKNYNQDEIFLMAGIGLTAIELLIMFIFFCVSGAFTYKVKRQQVPTMESDI, from the exons ATGTCGAATTCACTACGGACGGTTGCCAATTGTGGCCTTTTTCTGGCCATTTTAGATTTG atcCATGCACTGAGTACATTTGGGTTCTACTGTTATGAGCTCATTATTCACTACAGGTGCCATTGGAATCATGGCATTCGATGGTGCCAGTATTACCTGAATGATACAA ACCACAGTCTTCGGGTCAACATCGGCATTGGGGAAGGCGTCGTCTGCATTTTCTTTGCAAGTGTTCTTATCGCTGCATTCTGCAGG TACAATCCATGGGTAGCGTGGCTCTGGCTCATAAAGGCTCTCGCTGTCATAGGCATCAACGCTTATTTCATCGGAGTGTGGATGGTCCAGAGATCCAGGTATTACCACAGCTTGTGGAATCCGAAAAACTACAATCAGGACGAAATCTTCCTCATGGCAGGCATCGGTCTCACTGCTATAGAGCTGCTGATCATGTTCATTTTCTTCTGTGTGTCAGGGGCGTTTACTTACAAG GTAAAAAGACAGCAAGTTCCTACAATGGAGTCTGATATATAA